The genomic segment TGGTAGCAGGACAAACGAGGTCGGCGACGAGCTCATGTGTGGCTGCTGGGAGTAGCGACGCCGTCGTGACTGGAGATGGGAACGAAGTGGCACCAACTTGGTTGGAGCATTTCGTCGAACAAGAGAAAGGCGTCATGCCGATGTAGACAGGGGACACTCTGCGGGAGACAACAAGGACCTCATGGAGCTTGTTGGTGGGCAAGGAGACGCTTGAGAGGACGGCAAGCTCGAGGGCGACGTCTGGAGTGGCCGCCACGAGTGTGTACTCGTCCGGTCCTGCAACAACGACGCCGCGGGTGCTGTCGGCGACGGACTTCCATGACGGAACCTAGACGTGGAGCAGCGGGTTGATGCTGGCCATCACAGGAATGGTGAGGGCGCCGAACTTGTCGCTGAGGTCGACGACGGACTCGTGGTAGACGATGGTGACCTTGTCGACGCTATTGGTGGCGACAACTTGGTTCAGGCCATCCGTCGAACAGGTGATGTGCGCCATCACGATGCAAGCAGGGGGCGCGTCGTGGATGACCTCGAGCACTTCCTGGGGCTTGGTGGTGGAGCCGGAGACGTCGGGGACGGGTGTAGGTGAGGCGTCCGTCGTGGTTGAGGCCGCCGGATCGACAAGCGAGGTGACCACGGGAGGGTCACCCACTCGTGCAATACCCAACACTGAGCTCATCTCGTCTGCCTGAGCACATAACCTCTCCAGATACCACAACAACTGCTCCTTGGCAGGCATGGCATCCCACTCTGATGGTTTGACGGCGGGCATGGCGTCGTCCCCGGTGGAACGGAGGAATCGGGTGTGGACGAAAAAAATTGGGGAAAATTGAGGAGTGAAAGGGTGGtggcctggctctgataccagatGTTAGGGTACTGGTAGATACTCTCTCGATCTATTACATGCACAGGGGAATTCGAGATACAAGTGCGAATTACAAGCTCTGGTTAGAGTACAGGAATGGAGAGCGAGAgaaagaagaaggaaaggaagccgccgccgccgttcgtgATC from the Triticum urartu cultivar G1812 unplaced genomic scaffold, Tu2.1 TuUngrouped_contig_6393, whole genome shotgun sequence genome contains:
- the LOC125530548 gene encoding uncharacterized protein LOC125530548 — its product is MPAVKPSEWDAMPAKEQLLWYLERLCAQADEMSSVLGIARVGDPPVVTSLVDPAASTTTDASPTPVPDVSGSTTKPQEVLEVIHDAPPACIVMAHITCSTDGLNQVVATNSVDKVTIVYHESVVDLSDKFGALTIPVMASINPLLHV